Proteins encoded within one genomic window of Kibdelosporangium phytohabitans:
- a CDS encoding trypsin-like peptidase domain-containing protein → MADRSGPSHEPLGRSIARIRDEFGQVVGGGFLIAPDRVATCAHVVTAALGGDPESERPPEGTVVLDFPLADPGGQLVRTSARVSKWVPVRADRTGDIALLTLADPVWPPARVPPMRRVPQPWTHEFRVLGFPEGMSDGVWASGQLLGQQGTQWIQLRGAPNGQPVVEGFSGTPVWDADAKAVVGMTVAADGHRDVSTAYLIPIEQVLGVDPDQLPNPYRGLEPFDERHAEFFYGRDEDIARLEDSLRRHPILVVLGQSGVGKSSLVRAGLLPRLRKAGAAIVELRPLPTIPARFSLAFALARLLRPDADAQQQRRIAADLESRLSGDPATTRWLAGALAVAPGAPLPVLFLDQFEELAAENPAAAKELLHRLIALIRAGDSPPLRLVLTLRWEAVSALMTEDTAEALDAGIVSLAPMGRNQLRAAITGPTERAPGLYFENGLVEQILDDAGAEPGQLPLVESLLAQLWEQRDGGYVTTAAYEWLGGVSGAITMGAERALAGFVGPGEPELLRRLCTLLARPSGDGFARRAVPIAQLAPGVERLARRLAQHRLVVIGPGADGTVVVELAHQALIDNWPRLRHWLDKDLDFLRWREQLDQHVTRWNGAKRSRHLLLRGRPLRDALRWLAERPAEHLPDQLRYLHAGRQHRIWRRVGVSATAAVIVAAVATAATLVITRPHAEEQPIAQTQSAVPPPVTTSTTSSSPPPPPTSASSSTPPSTSPTSAPSKPAPPPQPPPTVAPKPVDVPLPTNCGQDRICFYPEPNYQGYPQQYPVERAMKCTDVPFVARSVYKNSTQTQFVYSNRGCGSGVPVTLDAAHPGFPDIQAVAYRHS, encoded by the coding sequence ATGGCAGACCGGTCCGGACCGAGCCACGAGCCACTGGGCCGGTCGATCGCCAGGATCCGCGACGAGTTCGGGCAGGTGGTCGGCGGCGGCTTCCTGATCGCCCCGGATCGGGTGGCGACCTGCGCGCACGTCGTCACCGCCGCGCTCGGTGGCGACCCGGAGAGCGAACGCCCGCCCGAGGGCACCGTGGTGCTGGACTTCCCCCTCGCCGACCCCGGTGGCCAGCTGGTGCGGACCTCCGCGAGGGTGTCGAAGTGGGTGCCGGTACGCGCCGACCGCACCGGTGACATCGCGCTGCTGACTCTCGCCGATCCCGTATGGCCTCCTGCACGTGTCCCCCCGATGCGGCGGGTTCCTCAGCCGTGGACGCACGAATTCCGCGTACTGGGCTTCCCCGAGGGGATGAGCGACGGTGTCTGGGCGTCCGGGCAACTGCTCGGTCAGCAAGGCACGCAATGGATCCAGCTGCGCGGGGCGCCGAACGGCCAGCCTGTCGTCGAAGGTTTCAGCGGCACGCCCGTGTGGGACGCCGACGCCAAGGCTGTCGTCGGCATGACTGTCGCCGCGGACGGACACCGGGACGTGTCGACCGCGTACCTGATCCCGATCGAACAGGTCCTCGGTGTTGATCCCGACCAGCTGCCCAATCCCTATCGTGGTCTCGAGCCGTTCGACGAACGGCACGCCGAGTTCTTCTACGGCCGCGACGAGGACATCGCCCGGCTGGAGGACTCCCTCCGGCGGCACCCGATCCTGGTCGTGCTGGGCCAGTCCGGGGTGGGGAAGTCGTCGCTGGTGCGCGCGGGCCTGCTGCCGAGGTTGCGCAAGGCAGGCGCGGCGATCGTCGAACTGCGTCCGCTGCCGACGATCCCGGCACGGTTCTCGCTGGCCTTCGCACTGGCCAGGCTGCTGCGGCCGGACGCCGACGCGCAGCAACAGCGGCGGATCGCCGCCGACCTCGAGAGCAGGCTCTCCGGTGATCCGGCCACCACCCGCTGGCTGGCCGGGGCGCTCGCGGTCGCGCCAGGAGCCCCGCTGCCGGTGCTGTTCCTCGACCAGTTCGAAGAGCTCGCCGCGGAAAACCCGGCCGCGGCAAAGGAGTTGCTGCACCGGCTGATCGCGTTGATCCGAGCGGGCGACAGTCCACCACTGAGGCTCGTGCTGACCTTGCGCTGGGAAGCGGTCAGCGCGTTGATGACCGAGGACACCGCGGAGGCACTCGATGCCGGGATCGTGTCCCTGGCGCCGATGGGCCGCAACCAGCTGCGCGCGGCGATCACCGGTCCGACCGAGCGCGCACCGGGGCTGTACTTCGAAAACGGCCTCGTGGAACAGATACTGGACGACGCGGGCGCCGAACCCGGGCAACTGCCGCTCGTCGAGTCGCTGCTGGCCCAGCTGTGGGAGCAACGCGACGGCGGGTACGTCACCACTGCGGCTTACGAATGGCTCGGCGGGGTGAGCGGCGCGATCACCATGGGCGCCGAACGCGCACTCGCCGGCTTCGTCGGGCCCGGTGAACCCGAACTGCTGCGGCGGCTGTGCACGTTGCTCGCCCGGCCCTCCGGCGACGGTTTCGCGCGCCGAGCAGTGCCCATCGCCCAGCTGGCGCCTGGCGTCGAACGGCTCGCGCGACGGCTCGCGCAGCACCGGCTCGTCGTCATCGGTCCCGGTGCGGACGGGACGGTTGTCGTCGAACTGGCCCACCAGGCACTGATCGACAACTGGCCGCGGCTGCGGCACTGGCTGGACAAGGATCTCGACTTCCTGCGGTGGCGGGAACAACTCGACCAGCACGTCACGCGCTGGAACGGGGCGAAGCGGTCCAGGCATCTCCTGCTGCGCGGGCGCCCGCTCCGCGACGCGTTGCGGTGGCTCGCCGAGCGACCGGCCGAGCACCTGCCTGACCAACTGCGCTACCTGCACGCGGGCAGGCAGCACCGCATCTGGCGCAGGGTCGGTGTCAGTGCGACCGCTGCCGTGATCGTCGCCGCGGTCGCCACCGCGGCCACGCTGGTGATCACCCGGCCCCACGCAGAGGAACAACCCATCGCGCAAACCCAGTCGGCGGTGCCACCGCCGGTCACCACCAGCACCACTTCGAGCAGCCCACCGCCGCCGCCCACATCGGCGTCGAGCAGCACTCCACCGTCCACTTCGCCGACATCGGCACCGTCGAAGCCCGCGCCACCACCACAGCCACCGCCGACCGTGGCACCGAAGCCAGTCGACGTTCCGCTGCCGACGAACTGCGGACAGGACCGGATCTGCTTCTACCCCGAGCCGAACTACCAGGGCTACCCACAGCAGTACCCCGTCGAACGTGCCATGAAGTGCACGGACGTGCCGTTCGTCGCGCGGTCGGTCTACAAGAACAGCACCCAGACACAGTTCGTGTACTCCAACCGCGGCTGTGGCAGTGGCGTGCCCGTCACCCTCGATGCCGCGCACCCTGGCTTCCCGGACATCCAGGCGGTGGCCTACCGCCATTCCTGA
- a CDS encoding CGNR zinc finger domain-containing protein, translating to MRDRIPPLPSRDPPAANAAIEQGAQYFLWIAGDPVVDFVNTVRLRHRGGVELLRVPADLDAWLATTFGTTSRRSTQGDLATARSLREAVDLCLLAAAGHATVVPNALAHLNQHMEQAPLVWNGECFTRAPAATAAQALSRLAADAATLLEHRAHHIRLCDGPDCSLRLVDASRARPRRWCSMAACGNRTKAHRRRGRATQPGTG from the coding sequence ATGCGTGACCGCATCCCGCCGTTGCCGTCGCGTGATCCACCGGCGGCCAACGCGGCGATCGAGCAGGGCGCGCAGTACTTCCTCTGGATCGCAGGCGATCCCGTGGTCGACTTCGTCAACACCGTCCGCCTGCGTCACCGTGGCGGGGTCGAACTCCTTCGAGTACCAGCGGATCTCGACGCCTGGCTCGCCACCACCTTCGGCACCACGAGCCGCCGGAGTACCCAGGGCGATCTGGCCACGGCCCGTAGTCTGCGGGAAGCGGTCGACCTGTGCCTGCTCGCCGCCGCCGGACATGCGACCGTCGTCCCCAACGCTCTCGCACACCTCAACCAGCACATGGAGCAGGCGCCTCTCGTCTGGAACGGTGAATGCTTCACCCGCGCGCCCGCCGCCACCGCCGCGCAGGCGCTCAGCCGACTCGCCGCCGACGCGGCCACGTTGCTTGAGCACCGTGCCCACCACATACGCCTGTGTGACGGCCCCGACTGCTCGCTGCGTCTCGTTGACGCGTCGCGGGCGCGGCCCCGACGGTGGTGTTCGATGGCGGCCTGCGGCAACCGGACGAAGGCGCATCGCCGCCGCGGCCGGGCCACGCAGCCTGGCACGGGCTGA
- a CDS encoding alpha/beta fold hydrolase — protein sequence MVVRLTTRQWGDGDRHALLLHGINSSGGTWWRVADALGAQGFTVTAPDLRGHGDSPRASRYAAADYAADVRALRERWDLVVGHSLGGLVAVHAALDPDWTARLVLLDPAVELPDSDVERYTELNVQEVVRPQDPEALLAANPQWHPEDARLKFLAVLATSPFVAERTMRDNAPWHYLPDVGALPVPTLILGADPAVGAVFGPDLGDVVAAANAGIEYRVVPNAGHSVHRDAPEDVLEAIAAWVG from the coding sequence ATGGTGGTTCGTCTTACTACCCGGCAGTGGGGCGACGGCGATCGTCATGCCCTTCTTCTGCACGGGATCAACTCCTCGGGCGGCACCTGGTGGCGAGTGGCGGACGCGCTCGGCGCACAGGGCTTCACTGTCACCGCTCCTGATCTGCGGGGCCACGGCGACAGTCCGCGTGCCTCGCGCTACGCGGCTGCCGACTACGCCGCCGACGTCCGTGCGCTTCGCGAGCGCTGGGATCTTGTCGTCGGGCACTCGCTCGGCGGGCTCGTCGCCGTGCACGCCGCGCTCGATCCGGATTGGACCGCACGGCTGGTGCTGCTTGATCCCGCGGTCGAACTGCCGGACAGTGACGTCGAGCGCTACACCGAGCTCAACGTGCAGGAAGTCGTGCGTCCACAGGATCCTGAGGCGCTGCTGGCGGCGAATCCGCAGTGGCACCCGGAAGACGCGCGTCTGAAGTTCCTCGCGGTGCTGGCAACCAGTCCTTTCGTCGCTGAGCGAACGATGCGGGACAACGCGCCGTGGCACTATCTCCCCGATGTCGGGGCGTTGCCCGTGCCGACTCTGATCCTGGGCGCCGATCCCGCCGTCGGCGCCGTTTTCGGGCCGGATCTGGGTGACGTCGTCGCCGCGGCCAATGCGGGGATCGAGTACCGGGTTGTGCCCAACGCTGGGCATTCGGTGCACCGTGACGCCCCTGAGGATGTTCTTGAGGCGATCGCCGCCTGGGTGGGTTGA
- a CDS encoding cupin domain-containing protein produces MANAPSRARKFSSAIGDDAIHFGDHQISIAPALTKDEGGPMSAYTALFRAGAKADLPAPYAEIWVVLSGSLRVGTGSDAVTVRAGEFVHVPEQAPGIVEALEETRLICVSVPAH; encoded by the coding sequence ATGGCAAACGCGCCTTCGCGCGCCAGGAAGTTCAGCTCTGCGATCGGGGATGACGCCATCCACTTCGGCGACCACCAGATCTCCATCGCACCGGCTCTCACGAAGGACGAGGGCGGGCCCATGAGCGCGTACACGGCGTTGTTCCGTGCGGGAGCCAAAGCCGACCTACCGGCTCCCTACGCGGAAATCTGGGTGGTCCTGAGCGGGTCGTTGAGAGTGGGAACCGGCAGCGACGCGGTAACGGTCCGGGCAGGGGAGTTCGTACACGTCCCGGAGCAGGCGCCGGGGATCGTGGAAGCTCTTGAGGAGACCCGGCTGATCTGCGTTTCGGTCCCCGCCCATTGA
- a CDS encoding sensor domain-containing protein: MRLPVGSWRLGVLAAVVMAMAACTNPVSGEPKARVAPGTIEAAFLPLEEVSSLVGATLAAQQSVSEPPRPLSADPPACAVAVGPATASVYARGWRGFGSVSYQDSSSDHVVTQVLGVYPDETGATTAFTTLTTGLAQCPAAVRGNADRGLAKWTYKAEPPTTDSVAWTASQEGGDGWTCARHARRKGNALVQVSVCQAGDGKPAAAAILDKFAGRVNS; this comes from the coding sequence ATGCGTCTTCCGGTTGGCTCGTGGCGGCTTGGCGTGCTGGCCGCCGTGGTGATGGCCATGGCGGCGTGCACGAACCCGGTCAGTGGGGAGCCGAAGGCGAGGGTGGCGCCGGGCACGATCGAAGCGGCGTTCCTGCCGCTCGAGGAGGTCAGCTCGCTGGTCGGCGCCACGTTGGCGGCGCAGCAGAGCGTCTCCGAGCCGCCCCGTCCGCTCAGCGCCGATCCACCGGCGTGCGCTGTCGCGGTCGGTCCAGCGACCGCGTCCGTGTACGCCCGGGGCTGGCGAGGCTTCGGCTCAGTGTCGTATCAGGACTCCAGCTCCGACCACGTCGTGACGCAGGTGCTCGGCGTGTACCCGGACGAGACCGGTGCCACGACCGCGTTCACCACGCTGACCACCGGCCTGGCGCAGTGCCCGGCCGCTGTGCGGGGCAACGCGGACCGCGGCTTGGCCAAGTGGACGTACAAAGCAGAACCCCCGACGACCGACTCGGTGGCGTGGACAGCGAGCCAGGAGGGCGGAGACGGATGGACGTGTGCCCGCCACGCCCGCCGCAAGGGCAATGCCCTGGTTCAGGTGTCGGTGTGCCAGGCGGGGGACGGCAAACCGGCCGCGGCGGCGATCCTCGACAAGTTCGCCGGCCGGGTGAACTCATGA
- a CDS encoding RNA polymerase sigma factor — MTVGDDTAEHALASLLGLVLREIASGPRLLDGLVPGGTRSRIGRVSTGGQARGVPFESLLVDVFDEIRDALIGYTVKELRSHDEAEDVVQTAFMRIYARKPDINEPQRLQAYAWRVVKNLVNDEVRRTVTDRHHLDSGSPEHVGLLCEQAGLRVDDLVSLRDVLLSALESLSPREREAVVLRGYGDYSLAEVAKIMGVALGTAKSYAHHGFARLRAHLETRQ, encoded by the coding sequence ATGACCGTCGGTGACGACACTGCGGAGCACGCGCTGGCCAGCTTGCTCGGCCTCGTACTCCGCGAGATCGCGAGCGGCCCACGCCTGCTCGACGGGCTGGTGCCTGGTGGGACGCGGTCGCGAATCGGCCGGGTCTCCACCGGCGGGCAGGCCAGGGGCGTGCCGTTCGAGTCCTTGCTCGTGGACGTCTTCGACGAGATCCGCGACGCCCTGATCGGGTACACCGTGAAGGAGCTGCGCAGCCACGACGAGGCCGAGGACGTCGTACAGACGGCCTTCATGCGCATCTACGCGCGGAAACCGGACATCAACGAGCCGCAGCGGCTGCAGGCCTACGCGTGGCGGGTCGTGAAGAACCTCGTCAACGACGAAGTGCGCCGCACCGTGACCGATCGCCACCACCTCGACAGCGGGTCCCCGGAGCACGTCGGTCTGCTCTGCGAACAGGCCGGGCTCCGTGTCGACGACCTCGTCTCATTGCGGGACGTGCTGCTGTCCGCGTTGGAAAGCCTGTCGCCGAGGGAGCGGGAGGCGGTCGTCCTGCGCGGCTACGGGGACTACTCCCTGGCCGAGGTGGCGAAGATCATGGGCGTCGCGCTCGGTACCGCGAAAAGCTACGCACACCACGGGTTCGCCAGGCTCCGGGCGCACCTGGAAACCCGGCAATGA